Proteins from a genomic interval of Centroberyx gerrardi isolate f3 chromosome 23, fCenGer3.hap1.cur.20231027, whole genome shotgun sequence:
- the gps2 gene encoding G protein pathway suppressor 2 isoform X1, which yields MPALLERPKLSNAMARALHKHIMRERERKRQEEEEVDKMMEQKMKEEEERKRTKEIEERMSLEETKEQVMKMGEKLQGLQEEKHQLFLQLKKVLHEEEKRRRKEQRYDITTLTSASYQSSLPMHAGQHLLSIQGSPVSHSRPGALLGERSKQLFPTPVIPGRHYQTQPGFSTSSAEHGQFSGGQGVHEPYGVAQAQHPSTYAPGPSVPVSFASSSQIRGASAFQAMQYLPHQQPGYPVHSHFTSQPGFIPGGGIPLQKQLEHANQQSGFTDAGALRPMHPQALHASAAGLLPTPPMTVQIPTAKAPFQSSPQAAPRHAFLPHAQSGQRFYHHGK from the exons ATGCCCGCTCTGCTGGAGAGACCCAAGCTGTCCAACGCGATGGCCAGAGCCCTCCATAAGCACAtcatgagggagagggagcgcaAGAGGCAAG aggaggaagaggtggacaAAATGATGGAGCagaagatgaaggaggaggaagagaggaagaggacgaaagaaatagaggagaggatGTCTTTGGAGGAAACTAAAGAACAG GTAATGAAGATGGGGGAGAAACTTCAGGGACTCCAAGAGGAGAAACACCAGCTCTTCTTACAGCTTAAGAAAGTCCTCcatgaagaggagaagagacgcAGAAAGGAGCAGAGGTA tgATATCACAACATTGACGTCAGCCAGCTACCAATCCAGTCTGCCCATGCACGCAGGACAGCACCTCCTCAGCATTCAAG gCAGTCCAGTCAGCCACAGTCGACCCGGTGCGCTGCTAGGAGAACGCAGTAAACAGCTGTTTCCGACTCCTGTGATCCCG ggacGTCACTACCAGACGCAGCCTGGGTTCAGCACAAGCTCAGCAGAGCATGGCCAGTTCAGCGGAGGTCAGGGGGTTCATGAGCCCTATGGGGTGGCCCAGGCCCAGCATCCCTCCACCTACGCCCCCGGACCCTCGGTACCAGTCAGTTTCGCCAGCAGCTCCCAgatcagag GTGCGTCTGCGTTTCAGGCCATGCAGTACCTCCCCCACCAGCAGCCCGGCTACCCTGTCCACAGTCACTTCACCTCCCAGCCTG GTTTTATCCCTGGGGGAGGAATACCCCTCCAGAAGCAGCTGGAGCACGCCAACCAACAGTCAGGCTTCACTGATGCG GGTGCTTTGAGGCCGATGCACCCTCAAGCCCTCCATGCTTCTGCTGCCGGCCTGCTGCCCACACCGCCAATGACGGTCCAGATCCCCACTGCAAAG GCTCCGTTCCAGAGTTCTCCCCAAGCCGCTCCTCGCCACGCCTTCCTCCCTCATGCCCAGAGCGGACAGAGATTTTATCACCATGGCAAGTAA
- the gps2 gene encoding G protein pathway suppressor 2 isoform X2 gives MPALLERPKLSNAMARALHKHIMRERERKRQEEEEVDKMMEQKMKEEEERKRTKEIEERMSLEETKEQVMKMGEKLQGLQEEKHQLFLQLKKVLHEEEKRRRKEQSDITTLTSASYQSSLPMHAGQHLLSIQGSPVSHSRPGALLGERSKQLFPTPVIPGRHYQTQPGFSTSSAEHGQFSGGQGVHEPYGVAQAQHPSTYAPGPSVPVSFASSSQIRGASAFQAMQYLPHQQPGYPVHSHFTSQPGFIPGGGIPLQKQLEHANQQSGFTDAGALRPMHPQALHASAAGLLPTPPMTVQIPTAKAPFQSSPQAAPRHAFLPHAQSGQRFYHHGK, from the exons ATGCCCGCTCTGCTGGAGAGACCCAAGCTGTCCAACGCGATGGCCAGAGCCCTCCATAAGCACAtcatgagggagagggagcgcaAGAGGCAAG aggaggaagaggtggacaAAATGATGGAGCagaagatgaaggaggaggaagagaggaagaggacgaaagaaatagaggagaggatGTCTTTGGAGGAAACTAAAGAACAG GTAATGAAGATGGGGGAGAAACTTCAGGGACTCCAAGAGGAGAAACACCAGCTCTTCTTACAGCTTAAGAAAGTCCTCcatgaagaggagaagagacgcAGAAAGGAGCAGAG tgATATCACAACATTGACGTCAGCCAGCTACCAATCCAGTCTGCCCATGCACGCAGGACAGCACCTCCTCAGCATTCAAG gCAGTCCAGTCAGCCACAGTCGACCCGGTGCGCTGCTAGGAGAACGCAGTAAACAGCTGTTTCCGACTCCTGTGATCCCG ggacGTCACTACCAGACGCAGCCTGGGTTCAGCACAAGCTCAGCAGAGCATGGCCAGTTCAGCGGAGGTCAGGGGGTTCATGAGCCCTATGGGGTGGCCCAGGCCCAGCATCCCTCCACCTACGCCCCCGGACCCTCGGTACCAGTCAGTTTCGCCAGCAGCTCCCAgatcagag GTGCGTCTGCGTTTCAGGCCATGCAGTACCTCCCCCACCAGCAGCCCGGCTACCCTGTCCACAGTCACTTCACCTCCCAGCCTG GTTTTATCCCTGGGGGAGGAATACCCCTCCAGAAGCAGCTGGAGCACGCCAACCAACAGTCAGGCTTCACTGATGCG GGTGCTTTGAGGCCGATGCACCCTCAAGCCCTCCATGCTTCTGCTGCCGGCCTGCTGCCCACACCGCCAATGACGGTCCAGATCCCCACTGCAAAG GCTCCGTTCCAGAGTTCTCCCCAAGCCGCTCCTCGCCACGCCTTCCTCCCTCATGCCCAGAGCGGACAGAGATTTTATCACCATGGCAAGTAA